One Schistosoma mansoni, WGS project CABG00000000 data, supercontig 0129, strain Puerto Rico, whole genome shotgun sequence genomic window carries:
- a CDS encoding Guanine nucleotide-binding protein G(s) subunit alpha (Adenylate cyclase-stimulating G alpha protein),putative has product MGSLKPPVKLELSENRKLRDYILETASKPDFDYPPEFFTYCAKLWKDGGIQETFERSNEYQLIDCAKYFLDKALEVGAPNYIPSEQDILRCRVLTSGIFETKFSVDKVNFHMFDVGGQREERRKWIQCFNDVTAIIFVAACSSYNMVLREDPSQNRVKESLELLASIWNNRWLRNISVILFLNKQDLLTEKVLAGKSKIEVYFPHYATYQAPADTLAEYRHENSEVVRARFFFRDEFLKVTSNNNGGRHYCYPHLTCAVDTENIRRVFNDCRDIIQRMHLRQYELL; this is encoded by the exons ATGGGTTCTTTGAAACCACCAGTGAAGCTTGAACTCAGTGAAAACAGAAAGCTAAGGGATTATATACTGGAAACTGCATCTAAACCTGACTTCGACTATCCGCCG GAGTTTTTCACATATTGCGCCAAATTATGGAAGGATGGAGGTATACAGGAAACATTCGAAAGATCAAATGAGTATCAACTAATCGACTGTGCAAAGTA TTTCCTTGATAAGGCTTTAGAGGTCGGCGCTCCAAACTACATCCCATCTGAACAGGATATTCTGCGCTGTCGTGTACTAACTTCCGGAATATTTGAAACCAAGTTCAGCGTGGATAAAGTTAATTTCCATATGTTTGACGTCGGCGGGCAGAGGGAAGAGCGCCGAAAGTGGATACAATGCTTTAACGATGTCACTGCCATCATTTTTGTCGCTGCCTGTTCTTCGTACAACATGGTCTTACGAGAAGATCCTAGCCAAAACCGTGTAAAGGAGTCTTTAGAACTTCTTGCTTCCATATGGAACAACAG GTGGTTGCGAAACATATCTGTGATTCTCTTTCTTAACAAGCAAGATTTACTTACGGAGAAGGTTTTAGCTGGCAAGTCCAAGATTGAAGTTTATTTCCCGCATTATGCTACTTACCAAGCTCCAGCTGATA CACTAGCAGAGTATCGTCATGAAAACTCAGAAGTTGTACGTGCCCGATTTTTCTTCCGTGATGAATTTCTT AAAGTAACATCAAATAACAATGGTGGACGTCATTATTGTTATCCTCACTTAACGTGTGCAGTTGATACGGAAAATATCCGACGCGTATTCAATGATTGTCGTGATATCATTCAGCGAATGCACCTGCGGCAGTATGAATTACTCTAG
- a CDS encoding Guanine nucleotide-binding protein G(s) subunit alpha (Adenylate cyclase-stimulating G alpha protein),putative, producing the protein MVIGCCTLNNISEDAKTRSDANKQIEKLIEKEKKNFKSTHRLLLLGAGESGKSTIVKQMRILHIDGFSEREKKEKIDAIRKNLRDAICSIAGAMGSLKPPVKLELSENRKLRDYILETASKPDFDYPPEFFTYCAKLWKDGGIQETFERSNEYQLIDCAKYFLDKALEVGAPNYIPSEQDILRCRVLTSGIFETKFSVDKVNFHMFDVGGQREERRKWIQCFNDVTAIIFVAACSSYNMVLREDPSQNRVKESLELLASIWNNRWLRNISVILFLNKQDLLTEKVLAGKSKIEVYFPHYATYQAPADTLAEYRHENSEVVRARFFFRDEFLKVTSNNNGGRHYCYPHLTCAVDTENIRRVFNDCRDIIQRMHLRQYELL; encoded by the exons ATGGTTATTGGCTGTTGCACACTAAATAATATTTCGGAAGATGCCAAAACGCGAAGCGATGCAAATAAACAGATTGAGAAATTAATTGAAAAGGAGAAAAAGAATTTTAAGTCTACACATAGACTGCTCCTTCTGG GTGCTGGAGAGTCTGGGAAGTCGACCATTGTTAAACAAATGAGGATATTGCACATAGATGGCTTTTCAGAACG agaaaaaaaggaaaagattGATGCAATCCGAAAAAACCTCCGTGACGCTATTTGT TCGATAGCTGGCGCTATGGGTTCTTTGAAACCACCAGTGAAGCTTGAACTCAGTGAAAACAGAAAGCTAAGGGATTATATACTGGAAACTGCATCTAAACCTGACTTCGACTATCCGCCG GAGTTTTTCACATATTGCGCCAAATTATGGAAGGATGGAGGTATACAGGAAACATTCGAAAGATCAAATGAGTATCAACTAATCGACTGTGCAAAGTA TTTCCTTGATAAGGCTTTAGAGGTCGGCGCTCCAAACTACATCCCATCTGAACAGGATATTCTGCGCTGTCGTGTACTAACTTCCGGAATATTTGAAACCAAGTTCAGCGTGGATAAAGTTAATTTCCATATGTTTGACGTCGGCGGGCAGAGGGAAGAGCGCCGAAAGTGGATACAATGCTTTAACGATGTCACTGCCATCATTTTTGTCGCTGCCTGTTCTTCGTACAACATGGTCTTACGAGAAGATCCTAGCCAAAACCGTGTAAAGGAGTCTTTAGAACTTCTTGCTTCCATATGGAACAACAG GTGGTTGCGAAACATATCTGTGATTCTCTTTCTTAACAAGCAAGATTTACTTACGGAGAAGGTTTTAGCTGGCAAGTCCAAGATTGAAGTTTATTTCCCGCATTATGCTACTTACCAAGCTCCAGCTGATA CACTAGCAGAGTATCGTCATGAAAACTCAGAAGTTGTACGTGCCCGATTTTTCTTCCGTGATGAATTTCTT AAAGTAACATCAAATAACAATGGTGGACGTCATTATTGTTATCCTCACTTAACGTGTGCAGTTGATACGGAAAATATCCGACGCGTATTCAATGATTGTCGTGATATCATTCAGCGAATGCACCTGCGGCAGTATGAATTACTCTAG
- a CDS encoding Guanine nucleotide-binding protein G(s) subunit alpha (Adenylate cyclase-stimulating G alpha protein),putative, translating into MVIGCCTLNNISEDAKTRSDANKQIEKLIEKEKKNFKSTHRLLLLGAGESGKSTIVKQMRILHIDGFSEREKKEKIDAIRKNLRDAICSIAGAMGSLKPPVKLELSENRKLRDYILETASKPDFDYPPEFFTYCAKLWKDGGIQETFERSNEYQLIDCANFLDKALEVGAPNYIPSEQDILRCRVLTSGIFETKFSVDKVNFHMFDVGGQREERRKWIQCFNDVTAIIFVAACSSYNMVLREDPSQNRVKESLELLASIWNNRWLRNISVILFLNKQDLLTEKVLAGKSKIEVYFPHYATYQAPADTLAEYRHENSEVVRARFFFRDEFLKVTSNNNGGRHYCYPHLTCAVDTENIRRVFNDCRDIIQRMHLRQYELL; encoded by the exons ATGGTTATTGGCTGTTGCACACTAAATAATATTTCGGAAGATGCCAAAACGCGAAGCGATGCAAATAAACAGATTGAGAAATTAATTGAAAAGGAGAAAAAGAATTTTAAGTCTACACATAGACTGCTCCTTCTGG GTGCTGGAGAGTCTGGGAAGTCGACCATTGTTAAACAAATGAGGATATTGCACATAGATGGCTTTTCAGAACG agaaaaaaaggaaaagattGATGCAATCCGAAAAAACCTCCGTGACGCTATTTGT TCGATAGCTGGCGCTATGGGTTCTTTGAAACCACCAGTGAAGCTTGAACTCAGTGAAAACAGAAAGCTAAGGGATTATATACTGGAAACTGCATCTAAACCTGACTTCGACTATCCGCCG GAGTTTTTCACATATTGCGCCAAATTATGGAAGGATGGAGGTATACAGGAAACATTCGAAAGATCAAATGAGTATCAACTAATCGACTGTGCAAA TTTCCTTGATAAGGCTTTAGAGGTCGGCGCTCCAAACTACATCCCATCTGAACAGGATATTCTGCGCTGTCGTGTACTAACTTCCGGAATATTTGAAACCAAGTTCAGCGTGGATAAAGTTAATTTCCATATGTTTGACGTCGGCGGGCAGAGGGAAGAGCGCCGAAAGTGGATACAATGCTTTAACGATGTCACTGCCATCATTTTTGTCGCTGCCTGTTCTTCGTACAACATGGTCTTACGAGAAGATCCTAGCCAAAACCGTGTAAAGGAGTCTTTAGAACTTCTTGCTTCCATATGGAACAACAG GTGGTTGCGAAACATATCTGTGATTCTCTTTCTTAACAAGCAAGATTTACTTACGGAGAAGGTTTTAGCTGGCAAGTCCAAGATTGAAGTTTATTTCCCGCATTATGCTACTTACCAAGCTCCAGCTGATA CACTAGCAGAGTATCGTCATGAAAACTCAGAAGTTGTACGTGCCCGATTTTTCTTCCGTGATGAATTTCTT AAAGTAACATCAAATAACAATGGTGGACGTCATTATTGTTATCCTCACTTAACGTGTGCAGTTGATACGGAAAATATCCGACGCGTATTCAATGATTGTCGTGATATCATTCAGCGAATGCACCTGCGGCAGTATGAATTACTCTAG
- a CDS encoding sugar nucleotide epimerase related — MGFFNGFFSIFIVVNKPEILQCTAPFKNRKDDEAKKLESGDTLSLVYELQRLGNHILNVADRMQKTFSANNSMDIALTNCNRLEIVNKRDSICNPESNKEFDPLSNVRSTDVTISSPNPPIYLSSVNSSDDISKSESCENYMVSKSTFSTAGSLDNEGLNSSKKSADHDPIDLQAPTTFSHSNAEAVPSAVLNSSSTLSTTILPSQGQPLTPNTQIISSFYQQPSGHQNHLPTQSRVQPSIPLSSQNSAQPKVDCNDTPRMPNTSTPTLQQYSTPSFRARHFSVFCEHHTVQFNL, encoded by the exons ATGGGTTTTTTTAAtggttttttttcaattttcatagttgttaACAAACCTGAAATATTACAATGTACTGCTCCATTTAAAAACAGAAAAGACGATGAAGCTAAAAAACTCGAATCAGGAGATACGTTATCTTTAGTTTACGAACTTCAACGGCTTGGTAACCACATCCTAAACGTTGCTGATCGTATGCAAAAGACGTTTTCTGCCAACAACTCTATGGACATAGCTCTCACTAACTGTAATCGACTTGAGATAGTAAACAAAAGAGAC TCAATATGCAACCCGGAGAGTAACAAGGAATTCGATCCGTTATCTAATGTTCGATCTACAGATGTTACAATCTCTTCTCCGAATCCACCCATCTACTTGTCATCAGTCAACAGTTCAGATGACATTTCGAAATCAGAATCTTGT GAAAATTACATGGTTTCCAAATCAACTTTCTCAACAGCTGGGTCGTTAGATAACGAGGGGCTAAATTCGTCCAAAAAGTCTGCTGATCATGACCCTATAGATCTCCAAGCTCCTACTACATTTAGTCATTCTAATGCAGAAGCGGTCCCATCGGCAGTGCTTAATAGTAGTTCTACACTCTCCACTACGATACTGCCGTCTCAGGGTCAACCGTTGACACCAAATACTCAGATAATATCATCATTTTATCAACAACCTTCAGGACATCAAAACCATCTTCCCACCCAGTCTCGAGTACAACCCTCAATACCTCTATCCTCTCAAAACTCAGCACAACCTAAAGTTGATTGCAATGATACTCCTAGGATGCCTAACACATCAACTCCGACGTTACAACAGTATAGTACGCCATCTTTCAGGGCACGTCATTTTAGTGTTTTTTGTGAACATCATACCGTTCAGTTCaatttgtaa
- a CDS encoding tubulin beta chain,putative — MREIVHIQAGQCGNQIGAKFWEVISDEHGIDPTGTYHGDSDLQLERINVYYNEATGGKYVPRAILVDLEPGTMDSVRAGPFGQLFRPDNFVFGQSGAGNNWAKGHYTEGAELVDSVLDVVRKEAESCDCLQGFQLTHSLGGGTGSGMGTLLISKIREEYPDRIMNTFSVVPSPKVSDTVVEPYNATLSVHQLVENTDETYCIDNEALYDICFRTLKLTTPTYGDLNHLVSATMSGVTTCLRFPGQLNADLRKLAVNMVPFPRLHFFMPGFAPLTSRGSQQYRSLTVPELTQQMFDAKNMMAACDPRHGRYLTVAAMFRGRMSMKEVDEQMLNVQNKNSSYFVEWIPNNVKTAVCDIPPRGLKMSVTFIGNSTAIQELFKRVSEQFTAMFRRKAFLHWYTGEGMDEMEFTEAESNMNDLVSEYQQYQDATAEEEGEFEEEDNEEA; from the exons ATGCGCGAAATCGTTCATATTCAGGCTGGTCAGTGTGGCAACCAAATTGGCGCGAAG TTTTGGGAAGTAATTTCGGATGAACACGGTATTGATCCAACTGGCACATACCACGGAGACTCTGATCTACAGCTAGAACGTATAAATGTATATTACAATGAAGCAACCGGCGGAAAGTATGTGCCTCGTGCTATTCTGGTTGACTTAGAACCTGGGACGATGGATAGTGTACGTGCTGGTCCCTTTGGGCAGTTGTTCCGGCCAGATAATTTTGTTTTCGGACAAAGTGGTGCTGGAAATAATTGGGCAAAAGGCCACTACACCGAAGGTGCTGAGTTGGTAGATTCCGTCTTAGATGTTGTTCGCAAAGAAGCGGAATCCTGTGATTGCCTTCAAGGTTTTCAGCTCACCCACTCTCTCGGAGGGGGTACTGGTTCCGGCATGGGAACATTACTTATTTCTAAAATCCGTGAAGAGTATCCAGACCGTATTATGAATACCTTCTCAGTCGTTCCGTCACCTAAA GTATCTGATACTGTTGTGGAACCGTACAACGCAACTCTTTCAGTTCACCAGCTTGTAGAAAACACTGATGAGACATACTGCATTGACAATGAGGCACTGTATGACATATGCTTCCGTACTTTGAAGCTCACCACTCCAACATATGGTGACTTAAATCACTTGGTTAGTGCGACTATGTCAGGTGTTACAACATGTCTTCGATTCCCTGGTCAGCTGAATGCTGACTTGAGAAAATTAGCTGTAAACATGGTACCATTCCCACGCCTTCACTTTTTCATGCCTGGATTTGCTCCTCTTACTAGCCGTGGTAGCCAGCAGTATCGTTCTCTTACAGTACCTGAATTAACTCAACAAATGTTCGACGCAAAAAATATGATGGCTGCTTGCGATCCGCGCCACGGACGATATCTAACAGTCGCCGCAATGTTTAGAGGTCGCATGTCAATGAAAGAAGTTGATGAGCAAATGCTTAACGTTCAAAACAAAAACTCAAGCTATTTTGTCGAATGGATCCCTAATAACGTCAAGACAGCTGTGTGTGACATTCCACCAAGAGGTTTGAAAATGTCGGTCACTTTCATCGGAAACAGTACGGCCATTCAAGAACTATTCAAGCGTGTTAGTGAGCAGTTCACTGCTATGTTCCGACGCAAGGCTTTTTTACATTGGTATACAGGTGAAGGTATGGATGAAATGGAGTTCACAGAGGCAGAATCAAATATGAACGATCTCGTCAGCGAGTATCAACAGTATCAAGATGCAACAGCCGAAGAGGAAGGAGAATTCGAGGAAGAAGATAACGAAGAAGCATAA